From the genome of Uranotaenia lowii strain MFRU-FL chromosome 1, ASM2978415v1, whole genome shotgun sequence, one region includes:
- the LOC129739699 gene encoding uncharacterized protein LOC129739699 isoform X2, with the protein MRTNVFPQTFAPQRTDKDFRDGLYEEHYQKKRIAGSNQTVKISSPILKLPIDMIEDFIVADSLHLLHLGVMKKLLKNYTVGNNGKRWNSYEKSMISSKLNCIRLPIEIHRAVRSIESLSHWKATECATFLHYVGISLLDQSLDSEHFENSLCLFCATTICSSDNYHDLLGVAQTMFEKFIINYESFFGSITSNLHNLVHVVEEVKRFGSLPSISSYPFENYLYKIKQMVRSGKLPLNQIINRLSEQNSLKSSSKISQEQYPMLSCFDAKSVYYERVKLATGFTLRNRFEDQWFLTDDQSIIAFKNASKIGIVGSKLAEYTYLFETPMCSKIIRTYKSYNVSRFEEEKLYCYESVFCKLVAVTVDKRTTFTPLLHTLPKCSQ; encoded by the coding sequence ATGAGAACCAATGTTTTCCCCCAAACATTTGCACCACAACGCACAGATAAGGATTTCCGAGATGGATTGTACGAAGAGCATTACCAAAAGAAACGAATAGCAGGAAGCAATCAAACAGTAAAAATCTCCtcaccaattttaaaattgcctATTGATATGATCGAAGATTTCATCGTGGCTGATTCGTTACACCTTTTGCATTTAGGGGTAATgaaaaaactgcttaaaaattaCACGGTTGGTAATaatggaaaaagatggaattcCTACGAAAAAAGCATGATATCATCGAAGCTCAATTGTATCAGACTACCAATCGAAATACATCGTGCAGTTCGCAGCATAGAGAGTTTGTCTCACTGGAAGGCAACTGAATGTGCCACATTTCTGCATTATGTTGGAATTAGTCTGTTGGATCAATCGTTAGATTCAGAACACTTTGAAAACTCCCTTTGTTTATTTTGTGCAACTACAATTTGTTCAAGTGATAACTACCACGATCTGTTAGGTGTAGCTCAAACgatgttcgaaaaatttataatcaattATGAGTCATTTTTTGGGTCAATTACTAGCAATTTGCATAATTTAGTACACGTCGTTGAAGAAGTTAAAAGGTTTGGATCACTTCCCTCGATTTCCTCATatccttttgaaaattacttgtacaaaatcaaacaaatggtaCGATCTGGGAAGCTgcctttaaatcaaattataaatcGACTATCAGagcaaaattctttaaaatcttcttcgaaaatttcTCAAGAGCAGTATCCGATGCTTAGTTGTTTCGATGCAAAATCAGTATACTACGAACGAGTCAAATTAGCAACCGGTTTTACATTACGCAACAGGTTCGAAGATCAATGGTTTTTGACGGATGATCAGTCCATAATCGCTTTTAAAAATGCATCTAAGATAGGTATAGTTGGATCGAAGCTTGCTGAATACACGTATCTTTTCGAAACGCCAATGTGTTCGAAAATAATAAGGACGTACAAATCATATAATGTATCGAggtttgaagaagaaaaactttattgTTATGAATCAGTATTTTGTAAGTTAGTGGCAGTTACCGTTGATAAGAGAACCACATTTACACCTCTATTGCATACTCTACCCAAATGTTctcaatga